A genomic region of Canis aureus isolate CA01 chromosome 16, VMU_Caureus_v.1.0, whole genome shotgun sequence contains the following coding sequences:
- the LOC144285341 gene encoding uncharacterized protein LOC144285341, with protein sequence MVNSCCGSVCSDQGCGQETCCRPTCCQTTCCRTTCCRPSCCVSNCCRPSCSGSSCCGSSCCRPSCCISSCCRPTCCQTTCCRPSCCVSSCCRPSCSSSSCCGSSCCRPSCCISSCCRPSCSSSSCCGSSCCRPSCCISSCCRPSCCGSSSCGSSCCRPSCCCPSCCLRPVCGRVSCHTTCYHPTCVISTCPRPMCCASSCC encoded by the coding sequence ATGGTCAACTCCTGTTGTGGATCGGTCTGCTCTGACCAGGGCTGTGGCCAGGAGACCTGCTGCCGCCCCACCTGCTGCCAGACCACCTGCTGCAGGACCACCTGCTGCCGCCCCAGCTGCTGTGTGTCCAACTGCTGCCGCCCCTCCTGCTCCGGTTCCAGCTGCTGTGGCTCCAGCTGCTGCAGGCCCAGCTGCTGCATCTCTAGCTGCTGCCGCCCCACCTGTTGCCAGACCACCTGCTGCCGCCCCAGCtgctgtgtgtccagctgctGCCGCCCCTCCTGCTCCAGTTCCAGCTGCTGTGGCTCCAGCTGCTGCAGGCCCAGCTGCTGCATCTCTAGCTGCTGCCGCCCCTCCTGCTCCAGTTCCAGCTGCTGTGGCTCCAGCTGCTGCAGGCCCAGCTGCTGCATCTCTAGCTGCTGCCGCCCCTCCTGCTGTGGCTCCAGCTCCTGTGGCTCCAGCTGCTGCcgcccctcctgctgctgcccctcctgctgcctgcGCCCAGTCTGTGGCCGGGTCTCCTGCCACACTACCTGCTATCACCCCACCTGTGTCATCTCCACCTGCCCCCGCCCCATGTGCTGTGCTTCCTCTTGCTGCTGA
- the LOC144285342 gene encoding uncharacterized protein LOC144285342: protein MVNSCCGSVCSDQSCGQETCCRPTCCGSSGCGSSCCRPSCCISSCCRPSCCQTTCCRTTCCRPSCCVSSCCRPSCSSSSCCGSSCCRPSCCISSCCRPTCCQTTCCRTTCCRPSCCVSSCCRPSCSSSSCCGSSCCRPSCCISSCCRPSCSSSSCCGSSCCRPSCCISSCCRPSCCGSSSCGSSCCRPSCCPSCCLRPVCGRVSCHTTCYRPTCVISTCPRPMCCASSCC, encoded by the coding sequence ATGGTCAACTCCTGTTGTGGCTCCGTCTGCTCTGACCAGAGCTGTGGCCAAGAGACCTGCTGCCGTCCCACATGCTGTGGTTCCAGCGGCTGTGGCTCCAGCTGCTGCAGGCCCAGCTGCTGCATCTCTAGCTGCTGCCGCCCCTCCTGCTGCCAGACCACCTGCTGCAGGACCACCTGCTGCCGCCCCAGCtgctgtgtgtccagctgctGCCGCCCCTCCTGCTCTAGTTCCAGCTGCTGTGGTTCCAGCTGCTGCAGGCCCAGCTGCTGCATCTCTAGCTGCTGCCGCCCCACCTGCTGCCAGACCACCTGCTGCAGGACCACCTGCTGCCGCCCCAGCtgctgtgtgtccagctgctGCCGCCCCTCCTGCTCCAGTTCCAGCTGCTGTGGCTCCAGCTGCTGCAGGCCCAGCTGCTGCATCTCTAGCTGCTGCCGCCCCTCCTGCTCCAGTTCCAGCTGCTGTGGCTCCAGCTGCTGCAGGCCCAGCTGCTGCATCTCTAGCTGCTGCCGCCCCTCCTGCTGTGGCTCCAGCTCCTGTGGCTCTAGCTGCTGccgcccctcctgctgcccctcctgctgcctgcGCCCAGTCTGTGGCCGGGTCTCCTGCCACACTACCTGCTATCGCCCCACCTGTGTCATCTCCACCTGCCCCCGTCCCATGTGCTGTGCCTCCTCTTGCTGCTGA